The Silene latifolia isolate original U9 population chromosome X, ASM4854445v1, whole genome shotgun sequence genome contains the following window.
ACATGTATTTTTTATGAGTATTTAAATTTGGAGTTTTCTACGTGATACCCTCGTGTTTCTTTGAATTCTACGTGGTACCCCTCGTCTTTTGAAAACATTTTTGTTACCCCTAAACTTAATGATTAATGAAAACATCCAAAAATACACAAAATGTTCCAATCTactgttttgttttgtttaatttaTGCGCACTTTCTATTGATTTTTTGGGCAATACTTTGTCAAATCATTATCACAAATTCCGTTTACTTAATCTTAGATATACTTTCTTTATAAAAATTAACTGTTAGAATGCTCAAATTTTATTAATTTGGGTATTTTGTGATCAATTTATAAATCTAGGGATACTAGTGATGTTTTTAAAAACCAAGGGGTATcacgtaaaaataaaaaaaaacacggTACCATGTAGAAAATCCCTTAAAATTTACTATAAGTTATATGGAGTAATTTTTTGAtggcaaaaatcaaaattaattaaatttataagtATAATTTTTTAGCAATGTTGTACTCGCtctgtctcagtcaattgttgtcgtTTGGTTTTAGTACAAAGGCCAAAAAAAGAGGAGGCAGTCAACTATAAAATGACAAGTGgactaaattgagtgtgaatgatcaaattgctcatcaaatgcaatcctaaaatagaaatgacaacaattgactgagacacccaaaatggaataggaaacaaatgatcgggacggaaGGAGTATTATTTTATCTTAATAGTAAAAACTCATATTCTTTAAAAACTTAAAAGTAAAAACTCATTTCTTTAAAATTAAACTCAACAAATTTAtcataaaactcagaaaatataaATACTATTAAACGGCTGATATTCATAGAATCATAGGGAATATATTGTGGACTTTTCATCAATCATTCAATTGCATTGCTTAATTGCTAATTTATTAATTGGATGGTGTACTATTAAACGGCTTATTAATTGAATGCAATAATTTTTGGTTCAAAAGCGTTGTGTGTCTCAATCTACATCATCTGGAGTTCTGGACATTCATATGAACACAAAATCTCCCTTATGACGGAGGGTATACTGTCATATCTGATACCAGCATCTTATTGCTGACTAATTGTTATAGAGAATACTACAATGCATTATTATCTAATTTTTTTTGGGTATATCCTCATGTTTATTCCGGATTTGAGTCAGTTAGGATTATTAGGACGGTATTCATTTCTcacccacttgcactatccactctcattttgtgagagggacatTGTCGTCTAAAGTGAAAATTTGTGTACTTTTAAAATGAAGtgttaaccttttttttttaaaccgtCAATAAATTGTTTAGACTTATGATGCAATTTGTATTTTGTACTAGTCAATTCTCAACAATTATTTGTAGCATTATTATACGAAATTTAGAACATGAAGTTTACATACAGAAAAATAAAACGTGCATGCCTTAATACCAGattctttatttattattattattattattatttgacaGGTTTTATTTATTATTAGTGCATGTACTATACATGGATTAGTCACCTACACATTTTAAAAAATCTACTAAATTAAACATCAAAACGATGTCGACGTAGCTCTTGATTTCTATTGGACCATTTGGAATGTACAACTTCATTTTCGTTTCAGTCGGTTGTGATTTGTGAGTGACGGTTATTCTTGCTTGTGACGAAAGAGGCTTGTAACATCTCACAAGTCACAACACAACCACCTACCCTTTTTAAACATTATTTTAATGAGACGTCATAAGCTTATGACGCGtcataaataagaatttgtgacgGACAAGTACCAAAAACACGAAATTTATTTACTATGTTAGATAAACTCTATAAACTAAAATTATTTCTCTTCAATAGATCACAACTTCCCCCAAGTGATTATTTTCCACCCAAAATCACGCAAATTCTAACATACCTAATCAACTCCGAGAGTTGAATCCAATCCGCGGTGTAAAAGAAACTGTAATATTGTGATTTGCAAGAATGgaatttaatcttgtaattaTACATTTAATGAGTTCTACACAGTATATCAATGATGGTTCACAAAGAGAAATCAGCAGAAAGGTAGATTCTATAATCACAAAGGCGACAAAGCACAAGCGCCTAAACTCTTTCAACAAGAGTTTAAATCCACAAAGAAAATCTAATGGATCATAACATCTCTATAAAATTGGACCAAAATTCCATGGCAAGAGGCACTTATCGAGCAAGCATGGAAACCGGAGATGGAAGTGAACACAAAATGTTCAGCTCAAGAGAGATCTTGCAGTGTGTTCGCGAGCCAAGAGAACGCCTGTGATATGCTCTGGATTGTCAGAAAAATAAGTTGTCAGTCTTAGTTTCAAAAAGCCCGGGGAAAGAACAGTTTTTACCAAAATCATACTGTATATTCTTCTAAATAATATTCTGTGTAAAAAAATGCCTCTTTTACAGATCTTGTGTGAACATGTTAAAAAGTACGGAAGACTCAATAAAGAATGGGAAAAAAAAGCAGGCATATGAGAAGGAAGGTAATCGTAATTCCATAATATTAGTGCCCTACAAGAAATGGTGGTACAAGGGGAAAAATAGGGAAGTTATATAGTAGTGCGCCTCGCTAGCTGCACCGTGGTGTATACAAGGAGCGCCTAAAGGCTAAAGAGTCTCGAGTCGTTTTGGCTAGCGCCTCACTAAGTCTTATGCTTAGAAGCACTTTTCTAACTGTGATAAGTAATCAACAGATATACAAGTTGCGAATCAACCACTTTGCAGAATTCAGTCAGTTCATGAAATTCGGGTTTTCAAGAGAAAGTGATTCTCAATCACTAGTACAACAAACACTGACACATAAATTGCAGAGGTGGAGGCATGGGCGGACTATGATTATGCCTAAGGGCTTGCTTGGGATGGGAGTAataattaagggagtaatagagataaaataaactaaaaaatggagggaagggatgggggttggagatagaaatggatataaatggggaaatatagtgtaatattccctccattaagggagtaattgttaccCACCTCCCCTTCCAAGTAATAATTACCTCCATATagaggtaataattcctccctcacctcctctttccaccatccacaaccaccacaaagcaccaatctcctcccatttcttcttattttagctcgtattactcccttaatgattacTCTCATCCCAAGCAAGCCCTAAAAGGTAAAAATAGTAGTACCTGCTCAGATAAGGGTGCAGCTTGATCAACGCTGCTAGTCGCAACTTTGCCAGCAATGACATTACCATCTGTCTCAAGAATCATCCTGCAAAGAGAAGGGCAAGAAAACCAGAGCTGGTTCTGAAATTGTCTATATGTTAACACGCTCTACACAAAAAAAACATTCAATAACAGAGTTCCAAAATATTTTCAGTTGAAACATCCATAGACAAGGGGATGATCTAGTGTAAAGTTGAGTTATGACTTCTGCCGAGTCCGGCACTTTGGTATGTACTCGTGCCTGACAGCCGTACCCAATTCTAAAGTAAAATATATGTTCGCCATTTAAAGCATAGAAACATGGTCTTTTATGACCTAGATTCTTCTCCTAGGTTCAATATGATAAAACCTGTAAACATAAAGGCTATTAAGAAGGTGCCGTCTGTAAAATAATCTCAGCGCCTTAGGCATCTGAAAGAGGGACGACTAACTAGCTAGCTTTGGTTTCTACTTCAATATCCAACACGTTTATTTTGCTTAGTCAAAAAACATATCTGACAGTATTTAAGACGTAATTTATATGAGAATTGGTTATGACATTTTCTTACCCTCTGTCAACAATCTCATCAAGGCATAAAAGGATAAGATTCAAGTTCTCAAGAGCCTCGCTCTTGTCAACCTTGTTCCTGTAGAGAAACAAAACCAAGTACAAATGGCAATAAGCATAATTCAAAATCAGTTAGATTACGAATAGCATGAATCCATCAACTTATAAAAAAGCTACCTGAGTAAAAGGGTGACAGCATCAAAGAAACCCTGAAGAACAGCGTCCAAAATAAGTTCGTTTTCATCATCACCTCCAGTGACGAAGAAGTGGAGGTCTTCGACAAATTTATAGATGACTATGTGGTTGTCAAACATAGTTATCTCAGCTGCGAGAACAAATAGGAAAAGCATGAACACTTTTACACTGCATATTAGTCACCTTTTGACCAGTGTTCTCATATTAAACTTCGGCTGTCAACAGACAAAAGAGTTTCTCATTttccattttatacattttttgatAAATAGAAGTGAGTGGAGTAGATAGATTAAAGGACTAGGAGGGGGTGAATCACAAATATAAAATGACAGCGTGCCAGCGATGCACATGTACAAAAAGACCGCAGGAGCATTAATCTCTTAAGCTATTATGAGTAATCTTGATTCTTGCCTAAAAATAGAGAAAAATTTTAACTGTCGGCACTGTCGTTTGAGAAAGACAAGATTTCAACTAACTGACGCAGGATAAGACTAGGTGTCGGCCCGCTGCAGTTTAAGATAGATAAACTAAGTGTTCCTTCATTATTCTGATTGTACTACTAAGCCAGATGGCAAAATTTCGCATAAATCCTTAATATACGATCAATTCTGAAAATTTTCACACTAGGTAGTATGGAGAGTCATATATATCATTCTGAAGTTTTCTCAGCACGATATTAAAGGTTATAAACTTGATAATTTGATATGACATAAAATCAGGTTCAAAGAGATTTAAGTCCATTTACTTAATACAGAAGTATCCTGATCATGGTATAAATATGTAGCGTCCAAGTTATTAACGGCAGCATTTATAGCACAACGACTATGATCAGGCAATGATGAACGATTTCAAGATCAAGTACTCGAACCAATATTTGAAACCATGATCCAAGTGAGATTTTAAGATCAAGTAATGCGAAAAAATTCATATCATAAGCTACCTTCCGTCCTGGCATTGGTCTTTTGAGTTTTGGTGAAAACCGACTTCTCATAAGCCAATTTTGCAGCATTAGTAGACCAATCATCTGAGTAATACTTGACAGCTACCCTTTTCCCTTCCGAATCGAGCAGCAATATATTTTTCACTAATGGGGTTGAATCCTACACAAGATTACATCATTTGCAAACATCAAAATTCAAGAAATAACACAAACTACCAAAAACAACTAACAGTTTCCCCAATCCTTCAGATTAGATCTTACATAGCACACAAATCACATATTTCAAACATTGTATTATTCCACAAACTAATAATTAACTCACATAAACCAATTAAAAACCCAAATTAAGATTAAAAGATGCAACCTTTTACATTAAATCACACAGAAGAGAAACCACTACACATTATAATTGATAATTGGGTGGATTCAATTGAATACGGATGGAGCTTCAAAGGGAAATCCAGGTATGGCAGGAGGCGGAGGTATTTTTCGGGACGAAACGGGTAATTTCCACCGTGCTTTCTACTTCTCCTGTGGTTTTTGCACCTCCATGAAAGCAGAACTCCTAGCTTTATTGAAGGGGCTAGAGTGGGCACGAGAGTTGAGGATCCCCAAGCTTATCGTTCACATGGACAATAAGCCGTGTATCAAGCTTGTCTTGGAAGATCAGTTGGTGAGCAATGGACTTAGGTTCATAGTATTGCGATGCAAGGAGCTTATAGCTGCTAGCTCGTGGACAGTAAGGCTCGAGCATTGCTACCGAGAAGCAAATAGAGCGAGCGATTGGCTCGCAAATCAAGGCATTAACTCCAGCACCTCGGCTACGTACCTAGAATCTCCACCCAATGCTCTCCGTTCTATCCTTCGGGAGGATATCTTTGGGGTCGCTATTCCCCGTGTAATAGCTTCTAGTTAGTTTCGGGGTTCGCCCCTCtttagcaccaaaaaaaaaaaaaattgataattgGGGATTTTCCATTAAAAAAGTATGAACATAACCTAATTAAAAACCCAAATTCAAGTAAACAGATGCAATCTTTTACATTAAATCACACAGACGAACGAACAATCACTGCATAATACATTAGATAATTGGGGGGGTTTTAATGAAAAGGGTATGATCATAAACTCATCAAAATCCTAAATTAAGATTAAAAGATGCAATCTTTTATATTAAATCACACAAAAGAACAATCGCTGCATAATACATTGAATAATTGGGGCTTTTATGAAAAGGGCATGATCATAAACTAATCAAAAACCCTACAATAAGGTTAAAAGATGCCATCTCTTACAATAAATCACACAAAAGATAAATCATTTCACCATATATTGGATAATTGGAAGATTTCTATCAAAATGGTATGAACATAAACTAATCGAGAACCCAAATTAAGGTTAAAGATGCAATCGTTTATGAAATTAAATCAGATCAAAACAACTGAATCATTAAATAACAGTGTAAAGAGTGTAATAATGCAGAAGATCTAGAGGAAGAAAGGATTAATTTACTTGTTGCaccatcttttttttttgaatcagGGATCTCAAGTGTGGTGAAGAGGGACCAACAATGGAGCTAAATTCAGCAAAACGACGAGGATTTGACTTGTCTTGAAAATTTTATGTTGATGTGTTGCTTATACTTTGGagtagggatgtcaatttcacccgcacCCGATCAAAAACCGATCCACCCGATTTTAAAAGGCGGACgaaaacccgacttaaatggatgatggatggatgacggatgtaatggatgacggatgacggatgggttggatgaagaaatttcacccgtcatccatccatcacccgatttaattactttttatttaatttttttaacatATAATACATTATTAATATATAAAATAttcaaatattcaaaattttCTACTTTTAAAATTTATATTTTGTGAAACTACCCATTAAAAagttaaactaaaataattatctATCATTATTTTTGTATAGAATAAAAAAATCATCACTTTTTGTAACTTGAAACATATAAATACacaacacccgtttatcacccgatccacccgtttcatccatggatgatggatggatggatgacggatgatctGTTTCAtggatgacggacgggttggatgagattttaaagggacggatggatgacggatgaggcttcacccgacccgaacccgatccattgacatccctacttTGGAGGTCGTAATTGTATTAACTAGGAGtatttcacaaaatctcattgaagacggcgatatttACAAACTTGTGATGAATATCATTttttctcacaaaatacccatgagaggtgtGTGGGGAAGTAcatggggtgccccaccttatcaCATCTccttttagtgagaggtcttcagcttgtgacgggattagctcGTCAAAAGCAAAACGCTTTGTAACTATTTAGAGGGGTGCTAATGGGAAGATAAAAAAAATAGAGTAAGTATCAACAAATTTTAAAAAATACCGTGAATTTTTACGGGTTTAAAAGTGTAGAGAATATTTAGTTTAGTCCTATTTCCATATTATTAGATTGtgcatatatatttttatattcaTCTAATATTGTATAATCTTAGTTTAGGAATATTGTATCTTACTTACCTTGTTGCCCAAGGCCTCTTATACGGctattaggccctgttcttttggacttaaagtcacttaatttaagttaacttcagatcctataagttcagttcagttcagattctataagttcagttcagttcagatcctataatttcagttcagttcagatcctataagttcagttcagatcctataagttcaagatcctataagttcagttaagttcagatcctataattcagttcagatcctataagttcagttcagttcagttcagatcttataagttcaattcagttcaaatTCTataaatttcagtccaaaagaacatgaccTTAGTTTAGGGTTAGCTAGATGTGTGCCTTTCTCTGGTTTGTATTTATACTCATGTCCATCTTTGTATTCATTATGCAATTCTCATTATAATTAATCTTTCCCATAATTATCAATATAATTAATCTTTTCCACAATTGACCGAAACACTCCAAAATATAATAGATAACAAATAACTAGGATAAAGGGAGTATTCTGTAATGAAATGTTAAAAATCAATTGTAAGCTATACAAATAAGGCCTTATTGATCCATTTCACCGAGAATCCTCGATTTTGGTTGACATGGTCTTCTAACAACGAGTAGTATCAATCTACGTGTAGAGACAATAGAACGAAAAATGAGATACTCTTAAGTATATCGGCTATACCATACaataatttataatattaataataactaGTTTTGCTACCCGTGCAATGCACGTAACTTTCATATTTTTATCATTATGCATTCTATTTCAAAGACATCAGATTGACTAAACCTGTTGAAAAAAGAACTTTGTATGAAATGGTAAGTTTTCGCGAAATGTTTTGCTTAGATTGCTTCTAAAAAAACTGGGTAGTCTTGTTACTTGTATAAGATGGTTCTgcataaaaaaaagtgtaaaacGGATCGAAACATAAGAAAAGGTAATGAATAAAGACAATTATTAAAATAATCTTGTTCAAGGTCGCTGTACACTAGTAAATGGGTCAAGAGTTGTTTGGTGGGCTTTTATTTATAAAATAGGTAATGAATACGAGGGATGATGAAGAGTTGTAGTTTGAtagttttttctttatttttaattttttttttaaagaaacgTGTTGTTGATGAGGTGGAGGGTAAATGAGTTAATAAATGATAAATGTTGATCTGGCAAAAAGTTGGATATTTGATTTGTGTTTTTATTATTATACTACTTTATACAGATAGGAGTGTAACAAcaatttttgtattgcaataAAACTGTAACACAAAACAGATAGACAAATGAGTTTATATAATATCAAAAAGTTATGTATACAACCTCTATTTTATCCACTGATTCTACAACAATATTTAAAGGTACGAGTCTACGATCTACGAGGCTCGCTTGCTTGACTCTAActtcttgagagggtcgcgttGACTTCAATATCTCTTTGATGCTTGAGTTtagtttgagtttgatttgagcttcttgaaaatgGTGGAGAAGTCTCTTATTTACACAGATTTCTCTCTTGATAAATGGACTTGAAGTTTGGGCTTTCATTGTGAGCTTGACTTCTCTTTCGGGCCCAATTGACTATTTCTTTGCTCTAGAGCCCAAATAAACCAATTTGCAATATGAATCGATCTGGATTCTATCAAGCGGgacaaatataattaaattaagctGAAATTTGAtattaacttaaaataatttatttcttttatttgatATTAACTTAAAATAGTTTTAGGCAAATTCCACACAACGTATCGAAATCCGAATGAGGGTAGAGTCCCACGACACTAGCAATATTGTAATTTAACCCTCGTAAAAATCTCGACATCTTTTGTTCTTCTATTTCTTCCAGTTCACCCATTAAAGCCAAACCCTCAAATTCATCTATATCCCACACTTAATTTCCCTTGTCTAAACTCAGCAATTTTACGGTAAGTAGCAATTTTATGGGTTGTCGGTACATACCTTTTACGGAgttttcgtttaagggcctcccACGATGCTATTTTGTCCTTCCCTGCACGCGTTCGTTTGGACTTCATGCCCTCGAACCATAAGGACACTCCCTTATCCAATTTTAGGATAGCATACTTGCATCTTTTCTCATCGTTAAGGTCTTTAAAATCGAACATACGATCGATCTTCCTTTCCCACTCCAGGTAATCCTCGG
Protein-coding sequences here:
- the LOC141622759 gene encoding coatomer subunit zeta-3-like — encoded protein: MVQQDSTPLVKNILLLDSEGKRVAVKYYSDDWSTNAAKLAYEKSVFTKTQKTNARTEAEITMFDNHIVIYKFVEDLHFFVTGGDDENELILDAVLQGFFDAVTLLLRNKVDKSEALENLNLILLCLDEIVDRGMILETDGNVIAGKVATSSVDQAAPLSEQHITGVLLAREHTARSLLS